One Nematostella vectensis chromosome 10, jaNemVect1.1, whole genome shotgun sequence genomic window carries:
- the LOC5519229 gene encoding protein inturned isoform X5, producing MEFGSAFVTRDRQTAMRTDLGRFTGRSTLSRWPPIKQRRCRRSSSAGSFSLKSYDEPPWADQVKDKGDLFYVEPYTEPSSSLLNEIEHLNLSGNSTPDRSTERQKSKAVLKKLSSVKKILRRDKNEETMDKKNLRNSLNLDGQDILDGGEGMTGKSIKMDIHLIVTPPKLHSGRRQDLETLLGIIPGRDKAGRMSQSDSFSGSRIFIKGFVPDGPALKSGELRIGDLILSLNKLDLNSSNMNTILAAITGPMEIILTIQRYTQPVNPVITSNVPMKDDSHLIKLISGELAVVQGQPDLLDLAHVVLYLSMGSSEDEDDDKDIVYQYPVSKSGAQLVAMRGIFLTLNDLLSSVTGTNVQSTSLTISGKVINIGYYKAGKRILVLAMPADKVPLLYLQKIVSDISRTLFTIFGSMDRAFSESTNKGRLDHFFSLLFSNTLGKSCSREHTGAVDSFPDCLPGVRWLNLPIAAMVNINCCLSELEAADYGELADELFEIRRVYTILGSCVFYKGILLANHLFSEDFEDITLYCKYYCLLDVGKQQRVGQLVVWREVHLTRRHKKESRKSQDYKEPDARHFLLIVGLKHILMCVLLEAGGAAKWAQGTPGPDPYYVEQVKNTIMQIETQDLASICEASLRSAPTPPLTTADIILSASSSSAPSDRSSTSGNILSPSTPPMWRKHNSLESLRLPGDEIDSSDSGSLPSAFRRRGSDSSGSVSSLTARGKLRSYRSLSSLQSCGSLRKSMTEGNLDPAHAHITRSFWIPEKKKGYVDLFQGAENPGVVQGGDSLKK from the exons atgGAGTTCGGTTCTGCTTTCGTAACCCGAGAT CGCCAAACGGCAATGCGGACGGATCTTGGACGGTTCACCGGACGGTCCACCTTGTCAAGATGGCCTCCAATCAAGCAGCGGCGCTGCAGAAGATCGAGCTCCGCCGGAAGTTTCTCGCTTAAAAG ttatgaCGAGCCACCATGGGCTGACCAAGTAAAGGACAAAGGGGACCTTTTCTATGTAGAACCCTACACTGAGCCCTCCTCCTCTCTACTGAATGAAATAGAACATCTGAACCTCAGCGGTAACTCGACCCCTGATCGCTCCACAGAGAGACAGAAGAGTAAAGCTGTCCTAAAAAAACTTAGCAGTGTAAAAAAGATCCTACGGAGGGATAAAAATGAAGAGACAATGGACAAAAAGAATCTTCGCAACAGTCTTAATCTGGATGGGCAGGACATATTGGATGGAGGGGAAGGGATGActggaaaaagtataaaaatgGACATCCACTTGATAGTCACACCGCCAAAGCTACATTCTGGGCGTCGTCAAGATCTTGAGACTCTACTAGGGATCATCCCTGGCCGGGACAAGGCAGGGAGGATGTCACAAAGTGATAGTTTTTCAGGATCACGGATCTTTATTAAAGGTTTTGTACCTGATGGTCCGGCTTTGAAAAGTGGGGAACTGAGAATTG GGGACCTTATTCTTTCTCTGAATAAGTTAGACCTGAATTCCAGCAATATGAACACAATATTGGCCGCCATTACTGGACCAATGGAG ATCATCTTAACAATCCAGCGATATACGCAGCCTGTCAACCCAGTCATCACGTCCAATGTGCCAATGAAAGATGACAGCCATCTGATCAAGCTGATCAGTGGTGAGCTAGCTGTTGTACAAGGCCAGCCAGACTTACTGGACCTTGCACATGTGGTGCTTTACCTCAGTATGGGCAGTAGCGAAGATGAGGACGATGATAAG GATATTGTATACCAGTACCCTGTGTCTAAATCTGGAGCTCAGCTAGTTGCTATGAGGGGGATCTTCCTTACTCTTAATGATCTTCTAAGCTCTGTCACTGGAACCAATGTACAAAG taCTTCATTGACTATAAGTGGAAAAGTTATCAACATTGGCTACTATAAAGCTGGAAAGCGTATACTAGTACTGGCCATGCCTGCAGACAA ggtaCCACTTCTCTATCTGCAAAAGATAGTGTCTGATATATCAAGAACTTTGTTTACGATTTTTGGTTCCATGGACAG AGCTTTTTCTGAGAGCACTAATAAAGGCAGACTAGACCACTTCTTCTCCTTATTGTTTTCCAACACTCTTGGCAAGAGTTGCTCTAGAGAACATACTGGAGCAGTAGACAGTTTTCCAGACTGTTTGCCTGGCGTTAGATGGCTCAATCTTCCAATTGCTGCAATG GTAAATATTAACTGTTGCCTGAGTGAACTTGAGGCTGCTGACTATGGCGAGCTTGCAGACGAGCTATTTGAAATTAGAAGAGTTTATACAATTTTAGGATCATGTGTATTTTATAAG GGCATCTTATTAGCAAATCATTTATTTTCTGAAGATTTTGAAGATATTACACTATACTGTAAATACTATTGTCTCCTGGATGTTGGCAAGCAACAAAGAGTTGGGCAGCTTGTCGTTTGGAGAGAG gTTCATTTGACTAGAAGACATAAGAAAGAAAGTCGGAAATCTCAAGATTACAAAGAACCAGATGCAAGGCATTTCCTTCTTATTGTTGGTCTG aaacaCATTCTGATGTGTGTGTTACTTGAAGCGGGAGGGGCAGCCAAATG GGCACAAGGAACACCAGGTCCAGACCCCTATTATGTAGAGCAAGTAAAGAACACTATTATGCAAATTGAAACGCAAGATCTTGCTTCTATTTGTGAAGCTAG CTTGCGTAGTgctcccaccccacccctgaCGACAGCCGATATCATCTTAAGCGCGTCATCATCCTCTGCGCCATCGGACCGTAGCTCAACCTCAGGGAACATTTTATCCCCTTCAACCCCTCCCATGTGGCGAAAGCACAACAGCTTAGAGAGTCTACGGCTGCCAG GGGATGAGATCGACTCCTCAGATAGCGGCAGCCTACCCTCGGCATTTCGCAGGAGAGGTTCAGATAGCTCAGGGAGTGTTAGTAGCCTAACGGCCAGGGGCAAGTTGCGCTCCTATCGCTCCCTCTCTTCTCTGCAGTCATGTGGGTCGCTGAGAAAGAGTATGACCGAGGGGAACCTGGACCCAGCACATGCGCACATCACAAG AAGCTTTTGGATccccgagaaaaaaaaaggttatgtTGATCTATTCCAGGGGGCTGAGAATCCGGGGGTTGTGCAAGGAGGGGACAGTctgaaaaaataa